A window of the Brassica oleracea var. oleracea cultivar TO1000 chromosome C1, BOL, whole genome shotgun sequence genome harbors these coding sequences:
- the LOC106330728 gene encoding uncharacterized protein LOC106330728 — translation MNPSSRNLYRATEPEYLEDGTPKVTIPKHVLLQGLENQKEYVLGQFNTCSPPPGGLIFAVFSKLWGRNCRITIKKLEESSYLFHIPDASTRTWVLQRGLWHVDDCLMFVAHWTPKASLAIPEIITIPVWVTLKKIPTILYSIPGISHIASGLGAPMATYKPRLDPILTDEAKILVEVELSKGFPSRIAANDENGFISMVDVDYAWLPSKCERCGQLGHKIKHCLQSATESHLVDTNLYENPSNGSLVVVETNTLLKSVQPDTSLLPSSDTTLSPPSSKFCLESSVVDIVNGADVEDLVSLATISVLENMYMSPSIICINELLSLRLWSLPQHCHSSTLPLLKPHL, via the coding sequence ATGAATCCATCATCAAGGAATCTCTACAGAGCTACAGAACCCGAATATCTTGAAGATGGCACTCCTAAGGTAACAATCCCTAAACATGTTTTGTTGCAGGGATTGGAGAACCAAAAAGAGTATGTTCTTGGTCAGTTTAATACATGCTCTCCTCCGCCTGGTGGTCTGATTTTTGCGGTCTTCAGCAAGTTGTGGGGAAGGAATTGCAGGATAACAATTAAGAAACTTGAAGAATCAAGCTACCTATTCCATATTCCAGACGCATCTACTAGAACTTGGGTTCTTCAAAGGGGATTATGGCATGTTGACGATTGTCTGATGTTCGTAGCACATTGGACACCAAAAGCTTCTTTAGCGATTCCTGAGATTATAACCATTCCAGTATGGGTAACTCTTAAGAAGATACCCACCATCTTATATTCTATCCCTGGAATAAGTCACATAGCTTCGGGTCTAGGTGCTCCTATGGCAACTTATAAACCCAGGTTAGATCCTATTCTTACGGACGAAGCTAAGATTTTGGTTGAAGTTGAGTTGAGTAAAGGTTTCCCTTCAAGAATTGCTGCTAATGATGAAAATGGATTTATTTCTATGGTTGATGTTGATTATGCTTGGTTACCTTCTAAATGTGAAAGATGTGGTCAGCTTGGACACAAGATTAAACATTGCTTGCAATCTGCTACTGAGTCTCATTTAGTTGACACTAATCTCTATGAAAATCCTTCCAATGGTAGCTTGGTGGTTGTCGAGACCAACACACTACTGAAATCTGTCCAACCTGACACTTCTTTACTTCCATCTTCAGACACCACATTATCTCCTCCATCTTCAAAATTTTGTCTTGAATCAAGTGTGGTCGACATAGTTAATGGTGCTGATGTGGAGGATCTTGTTTCCTTAGCTACTATTTCGGTTCTTGAGAACATGTATATGTCTCCTTCAATTATATGTATAAATGAGCTATTGAGTCTCCGATTATGGAGTTTGCCTCAACACTGCCACTCATCGACACTTCCATTGCTCAAGCCTCACCTATAG
- the LOC106294261 gene encoding uncharacterized protein LOC106294261 has translation MQRPPKSLLPPHRHAPMEEISFSSSSDPPPLFSCFIALCTLILIYSPDDSLRIFLSPVLLISGALLFSLERLGSTREPLTRPGKSKEGEVKTEETEESDVLFDVYSLSEAKQDSDIRQEFVEWDLRAPLEVIHEAYEEDDDDEDEEEDPTRFRELERYPSLSLCYPESDSDSSSEFTFPEMSSWMSPEKMGYRWEEEEDDGAAGLIEIKLYEEYKKKKMSKQNQTEMDFHAEEEGLIEIDLFP, from the coding sequence ATGCAACGACCACCAAAGTCTCTGCTTCCACCACATCGTCACGCTCCTATGGAAGAAATCTCCTTCTCCTCCTCATCAGATCCTCCTCCTCTCTTCTCTTGTTTCATCGCTCTATGCACTCTGATTCTCATCTACTCTCCTGATGACTCCCTTCGAATCTTTCTCTCCCCTGTTCTTCTCATCTCCGGAGCCCTTCTCTTCTCTCTCGAACGCCTCGGATCGACCCGAGAACCGCTTACCCGACCGGGGAAAAGTAAAGAAGGAGAAGTTAAGACCGAGGAGACAGAAGAATCTGATGTTTTGTTTGATGTTTATTCCTTGTCCGAAGCCAAACAAGATTCCGATATAAGACAAGAGTTTGTGGAGTGGGATTTGAGAGCGCCATTGGAGGTGATACACGAAGCCTACGAAGAAGACGATGATGACGAAGACGAGGAAGAGGATCCGACCCGGTTTAGGGAACTCGAGAGGTACCCGTCGTTGTCGCTCTGTTACCCGGAATCAGATTCGGATTCGTCGTCGGAGTTCACTTTTCCGGAGATGAGTAGCTGGATGTCGCCGGAGAAAATGGGATACAGATGGGAAGAGGAGGAGGACGATGGAGCAGCTGGTTTGATTGAAATAAAGCTTTACGAAGAGTATAAGAAGAAGAAGATGAGTAAACAGAATCAAACAGAGATGGATTTTCATGCAGAGGAAGAAGGTTTGATCGAGATCGATCTTTTTCCATGA
- the LOC106309800 gene encoding sugar transport protein 12: protein MPAVGIVIGDGNREYPGKLTLYVTMTCIVAAMGGLIFGYDIGISGGVTTMESFQKEFFPSVYEKQKNDHESNKYCKFDSIPLTLFTSSLYLAALCSCVVASYVTRAFGRKLSMLLGGVLFCAGALLNGFATAVWMLIVGRLLLGFGIGFTNQSVPLYLSEMAPYKYRGALNIGFQLSITIGILVASVLNFFFSKIPGGWGWRLSLGGAVVPALIITVGSLILPDTPNSMIERGRFKQAETKLRKIRGVDNVEDEMDDLIAASEASKLVEHPWRNLLQRKYRPHLTMAILIPSFQQLTGINVIMFYAPVLFQTIGFGNDAALMSAVVTGLVNVGATVVSIYGVDKWGRRFLFLEGGLQMLISQVAVAAAIGAKFGVDGNPGVLPKWYAIVVVLLICIYVAAFAWSWGPLGWLVPSEIFPLEIRSAAQSVTVSMNMIFTFIIAQVFLMMLCHMKFGLFIFFAFFVAVMSVFIYVFLPETRGVPIEEMNQVWRSHWYWSRFVDGDENGRVEMGKVH, encoded by the exons ATGCCCGCAGTCGGAATTGTCATCGGAGATGGCAATAGGGAATATCCCGGCAAACTCACTCTTTACGTCACCATGACGTGTATCGTCGCTGCCATGGGTGGTCTCATCTTCGGTTACGACATCGGAATCTCCG GTGGGGTGACGACTATGGAGTCGTTTCAGAAGGAGTTCTTCCCATCCGTATACGAGAAACAAAAGAACGATCACGAGTCCAACAAATACTGCAAATTCGACAGCATTCCTCTCACTCTCTTCACCTCCTCTCTCTACCTCGCCGCGCTCTGCTCTTGCGTTGTTGCTTCTTACGTTACTCGTGCATTTGGCCGTAAACTTTCGATGCTTCTCGGAGGAGTTCTCTTCTGCGCTGGAGCTCTTCTTAACGGTTTCGCAACTGCCGTTTGGATGCTCATCGTTGGTCGTTTGTTACTTGGTTTCGGTATTGGGTTCACAAATCAG TCCGTACCGTTGTACCTCTCGGAGATGGCACCATATAAATACAGAGGAGCACTGAACATCGGGTTCCAGCTCTCGATCACTATAGGCATCCTCGTCGCCAGCGTCCTAAACTTCTTCTTCTCCAAGATTCCAGGCGGCTGGGGCTGGCGGCTCAGCCTCGGCGGCGCCGTCGTTCCCGCTCTCATCATCACCGTCGGATCCCTCATCCTCCCGGACACACCGAACTCCATGATCGAGCGAGGCCGATTCAAGCAAGCCGAGACGAAACTCCGTAAGATCCGAGGCGTCGACAACGTCGAAGACGAGATGGACGACCTTATCGCCGCCAGCGAAGCTTCGAAGCTCGTGGAGCATCCGTGGCGGAACCTGTTGCAGAGGAAGTACAGGCCGCATCTTACTATGGCGATTCTGATCCCTTCTTTCCAGCAGCTCACGGGAATCAACGTCATCATGTTCTACGCGCCGGTGCTGTTCCAAACGATCGGGTTTGGTAACGACGCGGCTTTGATGTCGGCGGTTGTTACCGGTTTGGTTAACGTCGGAGCCACCGTTGTTTCGATTTACGGCGTTGATAAATGGGGGAGACGGTTTCTCTTCCTTGAAGGAGGACTTCAAATGCTAATTTCTCAG GTTGCTGTTGCGGCGGCGATCGGAGCTAAGTTCGGGGTCGACGGGAACCCAGGGGTTCTACCAAAGTGGTACGCCATTGTTGTGGTCTTGCTCATATGCATCTACGTGGCGGCGTTCGCTTGGTCGTGGGGTCCACTCGGTTGGCTAGTCCCCTCGGAGATTTTCCCGCTGGAGATCCGATCGGCGGCTCAGAGCGTAACGGTGTCGATGAACATGATCTTCACGTTCATAATCGCGCAGGTGTTTCTGATGATGCTTTGTCACATGAAGTTCGGGTTGTTCATATTCTTCGCGTTTTTCGTGGCGGTGATGTCGGTTTTCATCTACGTTTTCTTGCCGGAGACAAGAGGTGTGCCGATTGAGGAGATGAATCAGGTGTGGAGATCGCATTGGTATTGGTCAAGGTTCGTTGACGGAGATGAGAATGGTCGTGTGGAGATGGGCAAAGTCCATTAA